In Setaria italica strain Yugu1 chromosome IX, Setaria_italica_v2.0, whole genome shotgun sequence, the genomic stretch AAATCCATTAGGGGAACCTTACATTTAACTTCGTCATGGCCTTCAATTGGCTCACAAGCATCGGGACTGTCGCGGTCCGGATAATCAAAGTTGTCAACACAATGCACGCCCACCTAATTACACAGCAGCAGAGGAGAACAGGTAGCAAATCAAGCAGGCGATCCAAGTGAGATCCCGAACCTTTACAGCCAAATCGCAAAGCTCACCAGTTCAGCCCGGTAAAGGTATGGATGGCGTCAATGAAGTGCTGAAGTGCGGCGACGGGGAGGAACGAGTCGGCAGCCGCGGCAGCCACCTCCCCCGGGAACGGCGCCggcaccgacgccgccgcctccgctgcaTCTGCAAGGACGCCGGCGGCATCGACCTCGGCGGCTGGGGCGGTCTCGATgtcgggggcgggggcgggggcgggggctgAGGAGGAGAAGCTGCGGCGGGTCGGCCCCGCGAGGTGGAGCGAGAAAGGGAGGAAGCCTACGGTTTGGGCCGCTCCAGAACGGTGCTGGAGCGGGGTGTGGAGCGGTGGAAGCGGGATCGGGAGCGGCTTCGACGAGCTCGCCTGCTCGTCGGAGGAGTGGGAGGTGAGGGCGTGGGGGACGCAGGGATGGACGCGGCGGGTGAGGTGGTGGGAGAGTCGGGTGGCGATGTTCCTCCGCGCGGCGAACGCCATGGCTGGGCTGgggcgtggcgaggcggcggcgcgcagtgGGAGGCGAGCCCGGGGCTTAGctgtggcgacggcggcgcgggagcgtgAAGGCCCGAAGTGTCGCCAGTCCAAGCAAGGGCTCTGAGATGGGCCGTCAACATTTGGGCTTTCCCAGGTTTGGTTGGGCCGGCCTTTTGTCACTACAAATGGGCTTGCATGGCCCATTCCGACTCGGCTCCGGCTTTGGAGCCTTGGAGATCGGGGCGGAGTTGGACGGCGCGTCGTGACGGATTCAGATGAAAGCGAGATTTGACTGGACGCGGCGGGCCGCCGCGCACGAATCCCATGATCCCATCAATGCCAGCGCTCCTTCTTCAATCCCACAACTTGAGTGAGAAAAGCTATTATAATCGGACCCTATCTCCTCGGCCCGTGGgatccccctcctccgccgccctcgGATCAGCGCCACCGCGCCGGAAGACCGGGATCGTGACGGGcacatggtggcggcggccgcgttgCCATGGGTGAGTCCCCATGCCTTATCTCGTCTCCTATtaaccccctcccccctctgctTCACTCTCTCGCGCTTCAGATACATAGCTTCTGATcagtccgtccgtccgtccgtccgtccatGGAGGTTCTTGGGTTCGCGGCAATGGTCCTTTGCTTTCTTTTGTTACTTTTCTTTACTCCCAATCTGGGCAAGCTAGTGGGGATGTTTGTTTGTCTGTTCTTGTTGGGCTAATGGGGAGATGGTGCTTGGTTGTTCAGGGAggcggctcgccggcgtggATCGACGTGCCGGAGCGGAGCAAGAGTGCGTTCATGGAGCTGAAGCGGAGGAAGGTGCACCGGTACGTGATCTTCAAGATCGACGACAGGAGGGAGGAGATCGTCGTCGAGAAGACAGGCTCGCCGGGGGAGAGCTACGACGACTTCACGGCATCGCTCCCGGCGGACGACTGCCGCTACGCCGTCTACGACCTGGATTTCGTCAGCGACGACAACTGCAGGAAGAGCAAGATTTTCTTCATCTCCTGGTCAGTGATTCCCTCCCCCACCTCTGCTTTTTCTCGTCTCTTACCGTCTTACGCTTCAATGCCATGCGATGCGTTGACGGAGCAATGTTCAGAATCGGTATGTCCAAAGCCATATGCTCTGCTCGTACAGCAGTAGTGCTTCTACGGCTTCGGTTGAGACTAGAGAAGGATGTCTCCATTTTGATTCAATGTGGTGAGACATATAAGAACGCGAGGATTATTGCAGCTGGACTGCTGACCCAGGCTGACAGCTGTTGTGACAAAATTTTAGTTTCAGGCCCTGCTTGATacctgtgctaaagtttagcatagtgctaaattttaacaccctcaaatagaggactaaattttagcgcattgggatgtttggatgatgtgctaaactttagcacctttgATGGCAAATGACAATAGTGtccctccttccctcctttgATGGCAAATGACAATAGTGTCCCTCCTTCCCTCCTGGCGCACTGCCTTTTCCCTGCGCTAGTTTTTTTTTCGCCAAGTCTGCTGCGCTACTGTCTCATCGTTCTTCCCACCGatggtggtggagatgatgTGGCCCGGCATCTTGTCTCCCCCTTCGCCTTCCTTCTTCTGCATCACCAGAaccaaaaaaaacagagagagcaaGCACCATTAGCCAAACCGCCCACAAAGCCAGCAGATCGAGCAGCACCCAGCCCCGAGCCCCCGACCCCCATCGCAGATCCGACCCCAGCCCCAGATCTGGGCCACCCGCTTACATTCTCATCGTCGGCAGGggcaaccgccgccgcggccgtcgtggCGTCACCGGCGGCAAGGGGCGCGTCCAGCACCATGGGCCATGACGAAGCGGAGGGCGCGCAGGGTCGAGGCCTCCGGCGGCGTCGAGGGCGGTGCGAGGAACGCCACAACGCTCAGAGGCGGCGGGTGAGGGTCTCGGTGGGAGAGGCGTGCTCCAGGAGGCCGCGAAGCCGAGGCAGGCCGCAAGGGCGCGACTGGCGGCCCAGGCGGCGAGGAAGAGCAGCCCCGCAAGCGCGCTGACGCGGCGGTCGACGGCGAggtaggtggcggcggaggcgagggcgAGTGCAGCGGAGGTGAGGGTGAGGTAGGCGGCGGCAGTCGACCGGAAGAGCGGCGGGGGTGCAgtggggagaggagagagggaggagaaagggGAGGGCAATGGGAAAAAATTGGAGAGGGGATCACTTTTAGCACtattagcaccccttgggtgtgttaaagaaaatgggggtgctaaaatttagcactgcACTTTTAGTACACATGTTTGGATGCTCAAGTACTAAAAGTATGCAAAAAGtgcagtgctaaactttagcattgtgtatccaaacggggcctcagTTATCTGAATTTGTGAATTCATGACATCATGATCCACAAAGAGGTTAAGAGGTTAGAATGTAGATAGGGCAGCTTCAATGGGAGTGTCATGGGATTTTATGGGCATTAAAtttcatgccacatcagcaaaactgCTAACTTGGCAGACTAATTACGAGGAGCGAGAAGAAGAGAGTTTCATCACTATGAAACCCAACTGGCACAGTTATCAAGTCCCATGAAACCCAATGAAACTTGCACTGAGCATGTTATGGTTTCATGGCATGACACATTCCATCATAACACAATGCAAGAATTAATTGATGCTAGCTATCTATGAGtgcaatgaaactatgcactaaGAGTGACAATTTCATTCTATTGAAAACTTGATATAGCACTCTTGGTAACAGTGCTATAAAATCATGCACTGAGACTGACCTTGTAGTACGGAGTATGGCTTTGCCAGCATCAGTGCTAGTCCCCCATAAACTTCGGGTGTGTTTAGcagacagggctaaactttagtccctgtcacatcggatgtttgacactaattagtagtattaaatataggctaattacaaaactaactgcataacccctaggctaaatcgcgagacgaatctattaagcctaattagtccatgatttgacaatgtggtgctacaataatcatttgctaatgatggattaattagacttaatagattcgtctcgcgatttaacctagaggttctgctattagttttgtaattagctcatgtttagtcttcctaattagcatccgaatatctgatgtgacaggactaaagtttagtctctgCTATCCAAACGCCCCATTCGAAAGTTTTGTAGGCCATAACCGTCAACACAAGCTCAGTTGTTAGTACTGACATCAGACTAGTTACAGTACAGTGCTGACAGTAGTCAGTACAATAAGggccctttggtagggctccaaAAACGGCTCCTGGAGCTGTTTTTGTCGGAGCCGAGCCAAAGGGATAAAAATGAAACGTGGTGGGCGGAGCCAATATTTTTGGCTCCAGCGGCTCCCTCCCGCACGCCCAGGCAAGCGGATATGAAACTGCCCACCAAGTTGGTCATTATTACGCTCAAAATGCCACCACAACAGAACGTCGCCCCTTCTGTTCCGCGCCGCACACACCCCTTTCTTTCCTCGCCTCGCGTCACCtcagcagcgacggcggcgccatgaCCCAAGGCCGGCGCCCAACGGCGGCACGCAGGGAAGGTCCTCCGGGCAAGGAAACCAGTGGATCGAGCCTTGCTGACCTCGATCTGGGGgttgggggcggcggaggcgccgcatCTAGGCCGGATGCGGCCCTTCCCGGACCAACGGCGGCCGGCCAACGGCGAGCGCAGCAGGAGCGGCGCCGGGGTACCCGAgggccgggcggcgacggggagctgGTCCCCCGGCGACGGGGAGCTGGGTGGTGACGAGGAGCGGGGCGACGCATCTAGGCCGGATGCGGCCCTTCCCGGACCAACGGCGGCCGGCCAATGGCGAGCGCAGCAGGAGCGGCGCCGGGGTACCCGAgggccgggcggcgacggggagctgGTCCCCCGGCGACGGGGAGCTGGGCGGTGACGAGGAGCGGGGCGACGGGGAGTTGAGCGGTGGGAAGCTGGGCAGCGATGGGAAAAGAGCGACGGGGAGAAAAagtggaggaaaaaaagaaaaaaaaggaaagaggagTCCCGTTTCATTTTTTAATTCAAATGGAATTAAATTATAAACTAATATTAAACATTCAATTCAtctattaaaaatatatattcaaGGGCGTATAGGACATTTGACCTCTTACATCCATTACTAAAAGTACTGGAGAAGctgttttgccaaacactttcCAAAACGGCTCCATCTACACCAGAGAAGCCGCTCCACCAGAGGAGCCAGAGCTGGAGCCATTttaggaggagccggagccctgccaaactagcCCTAAGTACAGATTGAGTACAAGACAGCAGCTATGCTTCCTGCTTTCATCAAATAAAAAGTAAGCTTTGAATTTGTGAAGCGCCAAGGGGAGATTATTTGTGTCAGTGGCTACTGATTTCTCATGTTACTGCAAAAACCTGAAGTTTCGTTTCGATGCACCCGGATACTAAGTGAGGGAGTTTTGTAGGCCTCATAAACTTTGAAAGTTTTGTAGGCCTACTCAGATGTTAGCACTAACAGTAGACTGGGTTACAAAACAGTACTGACGGTAGAATAAGTACAGGTTGGGAAAAGGCACTTCCAGCTTGACAGAGCAGTTATGCTCTGCTTTCAGCAAGTATCGTAAGCATTTCTGAGTAGTGATTCTTTGAAAATCTAGCTACCCTGAAAAGCAGTGTCCACAAAATCTGTTGGCAAGAGAAGCAGAGTGTTTAGCAACCTGATTCTCTGTTAGAAGATTATATGTGCTTTTAATGGTTTTTTTGTTGCCGAATAAGTGCATAACTCACTATTTTCGCTAATTTTTGCATTCTGGTGTTAATTTTTTTATGATAGATCACTTTTTACAATATTAATAAAATGATTCGTTACAGAATGGCATCAAATCTACTTGAACAGGCACTAAGTGACTCATTTGGATCCACCATTCAAAAATTAAACCATTCACAGTTGAACAAAACGATCATCCAATCACAAAACGATGAGGAAAATCGCATCAAGCAAAAATGAATCGCTTGGTTTCTTCAAGCCGGTGGATCAGCAGAAGCGTCATCTTCATGGAGGCGAATTTGCACCTCTGGGCTGCTCTCTGCCTACCGAGGGGAGCCAGCGTCGTGCGGCCGACCACCGGTTGAAGGCAGCTGCGGTTGTGGTGATGGTCAGCCGTggtccctgcgccacccacagGAACTccgtccaccccgccgccgcctccgagctCCCCGGCGGgtggccatggccggcggcggaggcggaggccgcgccGACCAAGCACTTACCATGGACCCACGCGGCGTCAAGAGGTCGAGGCCGCGCCGGCCACGGGCCCAGGCAacgcggcgaggagcgggcgCAAGGAGGGACGGTGACGGGCGACCCTCGAGGGCGGCGGAATGGATGAAAGTGCGGCGAACAGGAGGAGATGCTCGTCCCACCCCTCAGAATCAGCGGGATTTTCCCCCAGCGATTGGGTGGACGATTCTACGCGGCCGTTGTATCGCTCGATGGTGAGAATCGATTCCCATAGAAGCGAACAAGAATCAGACCGTTTGGGTGGTTCGCTGAATTAAAATGACTAGAATCGCTCTAGAATCCTATCCAAATACACCCTTTAATTTGTGAAGCGCCAAGGGGAGATTATTCGCGTTAGAGTGGCCAATCATGTTACTGTAAAACCTGAACTTTCATTCCACAATGTAACAGGGTACTGAGTGAGGGAGTTTTCATTTCACAACTCAACTCTTACAGCATAATCATGGTACCAGTGTCTTCTTTCCGTGCAGGTCTCCTACAGATTCTCGCATCCGTGCAAAGACCATATA encodes the following:
- the LOC101776880 gene encoding actin-depolymerizing factor 10 isoform X2, encoding MEVLGFAAMGGGSPAWIDVPERSKSAFMELKRRKVHRYVIFKIDDRREEIVVEKTGSPGESYDDFTASLPADDCRYAVYDLDFVSDDNCRKSKIFFISWSPTDSRIRAKTIYAVSRNQFRHELDGVHFEIQATDPDDMDLEVLRGRANRT
- the LOC101776880 gene encoding actin-depolymerizing factor 10 isoform X1 codes for the protein MVAAAALPWGGGSPAWIDVPERSKSAFMELKRRKVHRYVIFKIDDRREEIVVEKTGSPGESYDDFTASLPADDCRYAVYDLDFVSDDNCRKSKIFFISWSPTDSRIRAKTIYAVSRNQFRHELDGVHFEIQATDPDDMDLEVLRGRANRT